One window of the Lentimicrobium sp. L6 genome contains the following:
- a CDS encoding electron transfer flavoprotein subunit beta/FixA family protein — protein sequence MKILVCISNVPDTTTKIKLSGDQKAVDMNGVQWVINPWDELALTRALELKEKSGGMIEKISVITVGDKMVEPTLRKALAVGADDAVRIDSLPSDDFQVAAQIAAYLKENNYDLILAGIDSADYNGSAVGGMLAEFLEIPSVSSVSNIELEGDDLIMKRAVDGGSETLKIALPVVAVVQKGIALDPRIPAMRGIMMARKKPLVVVPEIASDLNSEFVSFELPPAKPPVKMLDSENIADLFRLLHEEAKVL from the coding sequence ATGAAGATATTAGTTTGTATTAGCAATGTCCCCGATACTACTACTAAGATTAAGCTCAGTGGTGATCAAAAAGCGGTGGATATGAATGGCGTTCAATGGGTGATTAACCCTTGGGACGAACTAGCCTTAACCAGAGCTTTGGAATTAAAAGAAAAATCTGGTGGAATGATTGAAAAGATTAGCGTTATCACCGTTGGTGACAAAATGGTGGAGCCTACCTTAAGGAAAGCTCTAGCTGTTGGTGCCGACGACGCGGTGAGAATAGATAGTCTACCTAGTGATGACTTTCAAGTGGCAGCTCAAATTGCAGCTTACCTTAAAGAAAATAATTACGACCTCATTTTGGCAGGAATTGATTCTGCTGATTATAACGGATCAGCTGTGGGTGGAATGCTGGCTGAATTTTTAGAAATTCCTTCTGTTTCTTCGGTATCTAATATCGAATTAGAAGGTGATGATTTAATAATGAAAAGAGCTGTTGATGGCGGTTCTGAAACTTTAAAAATTGCGTTGCCAGTAGTTGCTGTGGTACAAAAAGGAATTGCTCTTGACCCAAGAATACCAGCCATGCGTGGAATCATGATGGCTCGTAAAAAGCCTTTAGTAGTGGTTCCCGAAATTGCTTCAGATTTAAATTCTGAGTTTGTTTCCTTTGAATTGCCACCTGCTAAACCTCCAGTAAAAATGCTGGATAGTGAGAATATAGCTGACTTATTCAGATTATTACATGAAGAAGCCAAAGTATTATAA
- a CDS encoding acyl-CoA dehydrogenase family protein, with product MNFEFTEEQIMIQQAARDYAQRELIKDVIERDEKAIYPTEHIKNLAELGFLGMLVGEEWDGGGMDTISYVLAMEEISKIDSSVSVVMSVNNSLVCYGLEKYGNDEQRNKYLRPLATGEKIGAFLLSEPEAGSDATMQRTSAKDMGDHYLLNGTKNWITNANSASTYIVIAHTHPEKGHKGINAFIVEKDSPGITLGPHENKMGMRSSDTHSVMFNDVKVPKENRIGEDGFGFKFAMKTLEGGRIGIASQALGIASGAFERALQYSQERKAFGTEIFNHQSVAFKLSDMAVKIENARNLCLKAAWLKDNDQPYGVASAMAKQYAADIAMEVTTEAVQIHGGYGYVREYHVERLMREAKLTQIYEGTSEVQKIVISRSLIK from the coding sequence ATGAATTTTGAATTTACTGAAGAGCAAATAATGATTCAGCAGGCCGCTAGAGATTATGCTCAGCGTGAGTTAATTAAAGACGTTATTGAAAGAGATGAAAAAGCCATTTACCCTACAGAACATATCAAAAACTTGGCTGAACTCGGCTTCCTTGGAATGCTGGTAGGCGAAGAATGGGATGGAGGTGGAATGGATACCATTTCCTATGTTTTGGCCATGGAAGAAATATCTAAGATAGACTCCTCCGTTTCAGTGGTGATGTCTGTAAATAATTCATTAGTATGTTATGGGCTGGAAAAATATGGTAATGATGAGCAAAGGAATAAATATCTGCGCCCTTTAGCTACTGGTGAAAAGATTGGCGCCTTTTTACTTTCAGAACCTGAGGCTGGCTCCGATGCTACTATGCAAAGAACCTCCGCCAAAGATATGGGTGACCATTATCTATTGAATGGTACCAAAAACTGGATTACCAATGCCAACTCCGCATCTACCTATATCGTGATTGCGCATACACATCCTGAAAAAGGACATAAAGGAATCAATGCCTTTATAGTGGAGAAAGACAGTCCTGGAATCACCTTAGGCCCTCATGAAAATAAGATGGGAATGCGCAGTAGTGATACACACTCGGTAATGTTTAACGATGTGAAAGTTCCCAAGGAAAACAGAATAGGTGAGGATGGCTTCGGATTCAAATTTGCCATGAAAACTTTAGAAGGCGGACGTATTGGAATTGCCTCTCAAGCCCTAGGAATAGCAAGTGGAGCCTTTGAAAGAGCATTACAGTATTCTCAAGAAAGAAAAGCATTTGGAACAGAGATTTTCAATCACCAATCGGTGGCTTTTAAGCTGTCTGATATGGCAGTAAAAATTGAAAATGCCAGAAACCTTTGCCTAAAAGCAGCTTGGCTAAAAGATAATGACCAGCCTTACGGTGTGGCTTCAGCCATGGCCAAGCAATACGCAGCCGATATAGCCATGGAAGTAACTACAGAAGCTGTTCAGATTCATGGTGGTTATGGTTATGTGAGAGAATACCATGTGGAAAGATTAATGCGTGAAGCCAAACTAACTCAGATATACGAAGGCACTTCTGAAGTTCAAAAGATAGTGATTTCTCGCAGCCTGATTAAATAA